The genomic region GGGTAGTATTTCGGGTGGGAGAGCAGACTTACAAGGGTCATGCCCGCATAGTGGAAGCCGACCAGGAACCAAACCTCTGTGCCCGGGTCCGAAGGCTCTCAGAGGCAAAATATGGATGGGGAGATGGGCTTATCGTGGAGTTGACTCCGGAATCGGAGTAAAACATCTCCCTTCTAGGGAGCGCAGAGGTCTCGCCTGCCCAAGGCTACCCTATTTCAGATAGGGGAATAAACTGGCCAGAGAGGAGAAGAGGATCTTCTAGGTTCTAGATTGTTGAGCCGGCAGTATTATAGTAAAAGTACTTCCTTTTCCCGGTACACTGCGAGCCGTAATCTCCCCCTTGTGCCGCTTGACAATCTTCTGACAAATCGCCAACCCCATCCCCGTCCCCTCAAACTCATGACGACCCTGTAAACGTTGAAACGGCTTG from Candidatus Limnocylindrales bacterium harbors:
- a CDS encoding ATP-binding protein, whose amino-acid sequence is KPFQRLQGRHEFEGTGMGLAICQKIVKRHKGEITARSVPGKGSTFTIILPAQQSRT
- a CDS encoding nitroreductase/quinone reductase family protein, which codes for MQYLYLTTRGRRTGLPREIEIWFTELNGRYYIIAERRENAQWVKNIRQDARVVFRVGEQTYKGHARIVEADQEPNLCARVRRLSEAKYGWGDGLIVELTPESE